A single window of Pogona vitticeps strain Pit_001003342236 chromosome 11, PviZW2.1, whole genome shotgun sequence DNA harbors:
- the CUL4B gene encoding cullin-4B: protein MAGRAREPLVPPQQQQPQPGNPITSGFSSPNPSAAAAQEVRPATDGSSSSSSSSSKKRKLNSNSANSEREEVESISSCSSLSRNNNSSTSSVITSNSTASCSSSGVASSNHHLQKKLRFEDSLDFIGLDVKMAEESSSSSPAASSQQQHQQQLKNKSLLISSVAVGHHANGLTKAASSTVSSFANSKPGSAKKLVIKNFKDKPKLPENYTDETWQKLKEAVEAIQNSTSIKYNLEELYQAVENLCSYKISANLYKQLRQICEDHIKAQIHQFREDSLDSVLFLKKIDKCWQDHCRQMIMIRSIFLFLDRTYVLQNSMLPSIWDMGLELFRTHIISDQKVQNKTIDGILLLIERERNGEAIDRSLLRSLLSMLSDLQIYQDSFEHRFLEETNRLYAAEGQRLMQEREVPEYLHHVNKRLEEEADRIITYLDQSTQKPLIATVEKQLLGEHLTAILQKGLNHLLDENRIQDLSLLYQLFSRVKNGVQALLQQWIEYIKAFGSTIVINPEKDKTMVQELLDFKDKVDHIIDICFLKNEKFVNAMKEAFETFINKRPNKPAELIAKYVDSKLRAGNKEATDEELEKMLDKIMIIFRFIYGKDVFEAFYKKDLAKRLLVGKSASVDAEKSMLSKLKHECGAAFTSKLEGMFKDMELSKDIMIQFKQYMQNQNVPGNIELTVNILTMGYWPTYVPMEVHLPSEMVKLQEIFKTFYLGKHSGRKLQWQSTLGHCVLKAEFKEGKKELQVSLFQTLVLLMFNEGEEFSLEEIKQATGIEDGELRRTLQSLACGKARVLTKSPKGKDVEDGDKFTCNDDFRHKLFRIKINQIQMKETVEEQASTTERVFQDRQYQIDAAIVRIMKMRKTLSHNLLVSEVYNQLKFPVKPADLKKRIESLIDRDYMERDKENPNQYNYIA from the exons ATGGCTGGGCGCGCGAGAGAGCCGCTGGTGccgcctcagcagcagcagccgcagccCGGCAACCCGATCACTTCCG GTTTCTCTTCCCCCAacccctcagcagcagcagctcaggaGGTCAGACCCGCCACTgatggtagcagcagcagctcctcctcctcctctaagaAGCGAAAGCTGAACAGTAATAGTGCCAATAGTGAGAGAGAAGAAGTCGAGTCTATCTCCTCCTGCTCGTCCCTTTCCAGAAACAACAACTCTTCCACATCCTCTGTCATCACCTCCAACTCCACTGCCTCCTGTTCCTCCTCAGGGGTTGCCTCTTCCAACCATCATCTGCAGAAGAAGTTACGCTTTGAGGACTCCTTGGATTTTATTGGACTTGATGTGAAGATGGCTGAAgagtcttcctcttcttcacccGCTGCCTCCtcgcagcagcagcaccagcagcagctcaAAAACAAAAGCCTTTTAATTTCCTCTGTAGCTGTGGGACACCACGCAAATGGCCTGACCAAAGCTGCCTCTTCCACTGTCTCCAGTTTTGCCAACAGTAAACCTGGGTCAGCCAAGAAGTTAGTGATCAAGAACTTTAAAG ATAAGCCTAAATTGCCTGAAAATTACACAGATGAAACTTGGCAAAAACTAAAAGAAGCTGTAGAAGCTATTCAGAATAGTACTTCAATAAAGTATAATTTAGAAGAGCTGTATCAG gctgttgAAAATCTCTGCTCCTACAAGATCTCTGCAAATTTGTACAAACAGTTAAGACAGATTTGTGAAGATCATATCAAAGCACAGATTCATCAGTTCAGAGA GGATTCATTGGATAGCGTTCTTTTTCTCAAGAAAATAGATAAATGTTGGCAAGACCATTGCAGACAAATG ATAATGATTAGAAGTATCTTTTTGTTCCTGGACCGAACCTACGTTCTTCAAAATTCAATGTTGCCATCAATTTG GGACATGGGACTTGAATTGTTCAGGACACATATAATTAGTGATCAGAAAGTCCAGAACAAGACCATTGATGGCATTCTTCTGTTGATTGAGAgggaaagaaatggagaagcTATTGATAGGAGCCTGCTCCGTAGCCTTCTAAGTATGCTTTCAGATTTGCAG ATTTATCAGGATTCTTTTGAGCATAGATTCTTGGAAGAAACAAATCGCCTATATGCAGCCGAAGGACAGAGGCTCATGCAAGAAAGAGAG GTTCCTGAATATCTTCATCATGTGAACAAACGTTTGGAAGAAGAGGCCGATAGGATTATCACTTACTTGGATCAAAGCACTCA GAAACCACTAATTGCTACTGTAGAAAAACAGCTGCTAGGTGAACATTTAACAGCCATTCTACAGAAAG GTTTAAATCACCTCCTTGATGAAAACCGAATTCAAGATTTATCTCTCCTATATCAGTTGTTCAGTAGAGTGAAAAATGGAGTGCAAGCTCTCCTGCAGCAGTGGATTGAGTATATAAAG GCATTTGGGAGCACCATTGTAATTAATCCAGAGAAAGACAAAACCATGGTTCAAGAACTGCTAGACTTCAAGGATAAAGTCGATCATATAATTGACATTTGCTTTTTGAAGAACGAGAAGTTTGTCAATGCCATGAAAGAAGCCTTTGAAACCTTCATCAACAAAAGACCAAATAAACCTGCTGAACTCATAG CTAAATATGTGGATTCAAAGCTTCGGGCTGGCAACAAAGAGGCTACTGATGAAGAACTTGAAAAGATGCTGGATAAGATCATGATTATATTTAGGTTCATCTACG GAAAAGATGTTTTTGAAGCCTTTTACAAAAAAGATCTAGCAAAGCGGCTACTAGTAGGCAAAAGTGCATCAGTAGATGCTGAGAAATCCATGCTTTCCAAGCTCAAACATG AATGTGGAGCTGCTTTCACCAGCAAACTTGAAGGAATGTTTAAAGACATGGAGCTTTCTAAAGACATCATGATACAGTTTAAGCAG TATATGCAGAATCAGAATGTACCTGGTAACATTGAGCTCACCGTGAATATCTTGACTATGGGCTATTGGCCAACCTACGTGCCTATGGAGGTCCACTTGCCCTCAGAG ATGGTAAAACTGCAAGAAATATTTAAGACATTTTACTTAGGAAAACACAGTGGCAGGAAACTTCAGTGGCAATCAACATTGGGACACTGTGTGCTCAAAGCGGAATTTAAAGAG GGCAAAAAAGAACTGCAGGTTTCTTTGTTCCAGACTCTAGTGCTGCTTATGTTTAACGAAGGTGAAGAATTCAGCTTAGAGGAGATCAAACAAGCTACTGGGATAG AGGATGGAGAGTTGCGGCGGACGCTCCAGTCATTAGCCTGTGGCAAGGCAAGAGTGCTTACAAAAAGCCCCAAAGGCAAAGATGTGgaagatggggacaaatttactTGCAATGATGACTTCAGACATAAGCTGTtcaggataaaaatcaatcagATCCAGATGAAAGAAACG GTAGAAGAACAAGCGAGTACTACGGAAAGAGTTTTTCAGGATCGGCAGTACCAAATCGATGCTGCCATTGTGAGGATCATGAAAATGCGCAAGACACTCAGCCATAATCTGCTTGTGTCAGAAGTGTACAACCAGCTGAAATTCCCAGTCAAG CCTGCTGACCTTAAGAAGAGAATAGAATCATTAATTGACAGAGACTACATGGAAAGAGACAAGGAGAATCCCAACCAGTATAACTACATTGCATAA